The Nitrospirota bacterium genome has a segment encoding these proteins:
- a CDS encoding GNAT family N-acetyltransferase: protein MINIRASTEHDEEGIRLLFKTCFGKELSHEAWLWKYKNSYLGSSSVIAEDNGDIVAHYGGFRMQFYFSGKTLNAYQGCDVMTHPKYRAKLFTKRGIVVKIAEAFYEANPMEFIFGFPSERHGKLMQLQLEWMPYQFISVLAKDEQDFITDKCISYRPGWEFFKSDMMDALWDVCKERYPLTIFKDSKYITWRFRDNPSKKYEILTFYSGFLRRKLNAIAIFFIQNDELFLCDSFSLKSEDETIIFSSLEHFAKQRNLKKIRLWMNPLEKIYNDLRQLGYHEEQGIPYSVRGFKGSKITPEFFMKNYCYKMGDYDAV from the coding sequence ATGATTAATATAAGAGCATCAACAGAACATGACGAAGAGGGGATAAGGTTGCTTTTCAAAACATGCTTCGGGAAAGAACTCTCTCACGAAGCATGGCTATGGAAATACAAAAACTCTTATCTTGGCAGTTCATCTGTAATTGCAGAGGATAACGGGGACATTGTAGCGCATTATGGCGGTTTCAGGATGCAGTTTTATTTTAGTGGCAAGACATTGAATGCCTATCAGGGATGTGATGTAATGACACATCCAAAATACCGTGCAAAGCTTTTTACAAAGAGAGGTATTGTTGTGAAGATTGCAGAGGCTTTTTACGAGGCAAACCCTATGGAATTTATCTTTGGATTCCCATCGGAAAGGCACGGGAAACTTATGCAATTACAACTTGAATGGATGCCTTATCAATTCATATCTGTTCTTGCGAAGGATGAACAAGATTTCATAACTGATAAATGTATCAGTTATAGACCTGGTTGGGAATTTTTTAAAAGTGATATGATGGATGCCCTCTGGGATGTATGTAAAGAAAGGTATCCACTGACTATCTTTAAGGATAGTAAATATATCACATGGCGTTTCAGAGACAATCCTTCAAAAAAGTATGAGATATTGACTTTCTATAGTGGCTTTCTGAGAAGAAAACTGAATGCTATAGCGATTTTCTTCATACAAAATGATGAGCTTTTCCTATGTGATTCATTCTCATTAAAAAGTGAAGACGAGACAATAATATTTTCATCTTTAGAGCATTTTGCTAAACAAAGAAATTTAAAAAAAATCAGGTTATGGATGAATCCTCTGGAAAAAATATATAACGACTTGAGACAGCTTGGATATCATGAAGAACAAGGAATCCCATATTCAGTGAGAGGATTCAAGGGCTCAAAGATTACTCCCGAGTTTTTTATGAAAAATTACTGTTATAAAATGGGCGATTATGACGCTGTTTAA
- a CDS encoding glycosyltransferase: MLKYISMNISVIIPTLNAGDAIKNLITMIQSQDITPIDIIVVDSSSDDHTVDIAKSMGVETMVISRDAFNHGKTRNIAALRSKGDVLIFMTQDAVPFDNNLIRRLTAPLSLPEVAASYGRHIPREDASPLEVFSRKFNYPDKGYIKGFQDIKKYGIKTFFFSNVCSAIKKELFIKTGMFPEGIKTNEDMLLCARLIINGYKIAYVPEAMVIHSHNFSLKQQFKRYYNIGLTLKQNRWILEYAAAESEGITLIKEQFNFIIKNHKYRWIPYILLESVTKYTGYKMGFISAWRK, from the coding sequence TTGCTAAAATACATTTCAATGAATATATCCGTCATAATACCAACACTTAATGCAGGAGACGCTATAAAGAATCTCATCACAATGATTCAATCCCAGGATATTACTCCAATAGATATAATTGTAGTCGATTCTTCATCTGATGACCACACTGTTGACATTGCAAAAAGCATGGGAGTTGAAACTATGGTAATTTCAAGAGATGCATTTAATCATGGGAAAACAAGAAATATTGCCGCACTGAGGTCAAAAGGCGATGTGCTAATTTTTATGACACAGGATGCTGTTCCTTTTGATAATAATCTCATAAGAAGATTAACAGCCCCTTTATCACTGCCTGAAGTCGCTGCTTCATATGGAAGACATATACCAAGAGAAGATGCATCGCCTCTGGAAGTATTTTCAAGGAAATTTAATTACCCTGATAAAGGATATATAAAGGGATTTCAGGATATAAAAAAATATGGAATAAAGACATTCTTTTTTAGCAATGTCTGTTCTGCAATTAAAAAAGAGCTCTTCATAAAGACAGGAATGTTTCCTGAAGGAATTAAAACTAATGAGGACATGTTGCTATGTGCTCGTTTAATAATTAATGGTTATAAAATAGCCTATGTTCCTGAGGCTATGGTCATACACTCTCATAATTTTTCGCTTAAACAACAATTCAAGCGTTATTATAATATTGGATTGACACTTAAACAAAACAGATGGATTCTTGAATATGCTGCGGCTGAAAGTGAAGGTATTACACTAATAAAAGAACAGTTCAATTTTATAATTAAAAATCACAAATATAGATGGATCCCGTATATTCTGCTCGAGTCTGTTACTAAATATACAGGATATAAAATGGGCTTCATCTCGGCATGGCGCAAATAA
- the rnhA gene encoding ribonuclease HI — translation MCDSKKPYVELFADGACSGNPGVGGYGIVLRSGSKEKELSGSEPLTTNNRMELIAIIKGLEALKKPSRVKVFTDSNYIVQGMTSWIFKWQKNGWKNSKKEDVANRELWERLLSLSNIHEIEWKWIKGHHLHKENERCDRLARLSIKKFRENV, via the coding sequence ATGTGTGATAGTAAGAAACCTTATGTTGAGCTTTTTGCAGATGGTGCCTGTAGTGGTAACCCCGGTGTTGGTGGCTATGGTATTGTCTTGAGATCAGGTAGTAAAGAAAAGGAGCTATCAGGGTCTGAACCTTTAACAACTAATAATCGGATGGAGCTTATTGCAATTATTAAAGGACTTGAGGCATTAAAAAAGCCGAGTAGGGTCAAAGTATTTACAGATTCAAATTATATAGTCCAGGGGATGACATCCTGGATATTCAAATGGCAAAAAAATGGATGGAAAAATAGCAAGAAAGAAGATGTTGCTAACAGAGAACTCTGGGAAAGATTACTGAGTCTTTCGAATATCCACGAGATAGAGTGGAAATGGATAAAAGGTCATCATTTACACAAAGAAAATGAAAGATGTGACAGACTTGCACGTCTTTCAATCAAAAAATTTAGAGAGAATGTATAA
- a CDS encoding prepilin-type N-terminal cleavage/methylation domain-containing protein: protein MLNKKGFTLLELIIVLFLITLILGLSTIFFANLLPSSRFNSTVRDVTSTIRHARTLAQIHGKKQIVILDLDSKKYGIEGYKMKDFPTDIQIKIIDPLAGEIFEGKYQLIVHSVSIEGGTIVLWNNKKAVTIQMDPIIGSIVMKAESS from the coding sequence ATGTTGAATAAAAAGGGCTTCACTCTACTCGAATTAATAATCGTTCTTTTCCTTATTACTCTTATTCTTGGACTATCAACTATCTTCTTTGCCAATCTTCTCCCTTCGAGTCGATTCAACTCAACAGTCAGGGATGTCACATCTACAATCAGACATGCAAGGACTCTTGCTCAAATTCATGGTAAAAAGCAGATTGTTATATTAGACCTCGACTCTAAAAAGTATGGGATTGAAGGTTATAAAATGAAAGATTTTCCTACAGATATCCAGATTAAAATAATCGACCCTTTAGCTGGAGAAATTTTTGAAGGGAAATACCAACTTATAGTCCATTCAGTAAGCATTGAAGGCGGAACAATTGTTCTGTGGAATAATAAAAAAGCAGTTACCATACAAATGGATCCTATTATCGGTTCAATAGTTATGAAGGCAGAATCATCATGA
- a CDS encoding type II secretion system protein: protein MANKSCNKGFTILELIISITLMGIIVVILMGAMRLGLRSIESGEKKTEQLERMRSSINIIDYQIQSQFPLTYTDEDGNKSYYFQAGQDFMQFATNYSIWNGGKGYVIATYKVIPEDNKEALYVSENIIGIDEIRDTKLFDNYEKIYFEYFTRDLLTEEGKWVNEWTNEMSFPEKVKIHLIKDMNDFSMIFPIRTRGTILETSLGFEEFEEYSDED from the coding sequence TTGGCGAATAAAAGTTGCAATAAAGGATTCACCATCCTTGAGCTAATTATTTCTATTACGCTTATGGGGATTATAGTGGTAATTCTCATGGGTGCGATGCGGCTTGGATTACGCTCAATAGAATCAGGAGAAAAAAAGACTGAACAACTTGAGAGAATGAGATCCTCAATTAATATTATTGATTACCAGATACAATCACAATTCCCTTTAACTTATACAGATGAAGATGGTAATAAAAGCTATTATTTCCAGGCAGGACAGGATTTCATGCAGTTCGCTACAAATTACTCAATATGGAACGGAGGAAAAGGTTACGTAATCGCCACTTATAAGGTTATACCTGAAGATAATAAAGAGGCACTCTATGTCTCAGAAAATATAATCGGTATAGATGAAATTCGGGATACAAAGCTGTTTGATAATTATGAAAAAATATATTTTGAATATTTTACAAGAGATCTATTAACTGAAGAGGGGAAATGGGTTAACGAATGGACAAATGAAATGAGTTTTCCTGAAAAGGTAAAAATTCATCTTATCAAAGATATGAATGATTTTTCGATGATCTTTCCTATAAGAACAAGGGGCACTATCTTAGAAACTTCTTTAGGTTTTGAAGAGTTCGAAGAGTATAGCGATGAAGATTAA
- a CDS encoding general secretion pathway protein GspK encodes MKINKNIALNINSQKGIALMMVIWVLAILMVIVFSFSFMARTETLSTLSFKNSVEKKFLAEAGIERAIMEIYYRSLYKDQTIILEGTEVWKTDGTPYKNQLGEGYYTVSIMNESGKIDINKASDLLLRNLFVNYGLTAEQADSLVDCIMDWKDRDDLYRLNGAESDYYMSLPKPYRAKDAPFETLEELILVKGMTYDILYGNQEKKGIIDFLTVYSRSNKININAAPFEVLMAIPGMTPEIADMIIEYRKGNEIKNLSEVGISADATSLMAPYISISGSNIYTINSKGTMGDEKEGYTVRATVSISDEKLFTYLYYKSPVET; translated from the coding sequence ATGAAGATTAATAAAAACATTGCACTAAACATAAATTCACAAAAAGGTATCGCACTCATGATGGTGATCTGGGTTTTAGCCATCCTGATGGTTATAGTATTCTCATTTTCTTTTATGGCAAGAACAGAAACTCTTTCTACCTTATCTTTCAAAAATAGTGTTGAAAAGAAATTTCTTGCTGAGGCAGGTATAGAGAGAGCAATTATGGAAATTTATTATCGGTCTTTATATAAAGACCAGACCATAATACTTGAAGGGACTGAAGTATGGAAAACAGACGGCACACCATATAAAAATCAACTCGGGGAAGGATATTATACTGTAAGTATTATGAATGAGTCAGGTAAAATAGATATAAACAAGGCATCTGATTTACTATTAAGAAACCTTTTTGTCAATTATGGTTTAACTGCTGAGCAAGCTGACAGTCTTGTTGATTGTATTATGGACTGGAAGGATCGGGATGATTTATACAGACTTAATGGAGCTGAAAGTGATTACTACATGTCTTTGCCAAAACCTTATAGAGCAAAAGATGCTCCGTTTGAGACTCTTGAAGAACTTATACTTGTAAAAGGAATGACCTACGATATTCTATATGGAAACCAGGAAAAAAAAGGAATCATTGATTTCCTTACAGTTTATTCCAGATCAAACAAGATTAATATCAATGCAGCTCCGTTTGAGGTTTTGATGGCAATTCCTGGCATGACTCCCGAGATTGCTGATATGATTATAGAATACAGAAAGGGGAACGAGATTAAAAACTTATCGGAGGTCGGGATATCTGCCGATGCTACCTCATTAATGGCACCATATATCAGTATAAGCGGCTCCAATATTTATACAATAAATTCAAAAGGCACAATGGGTGATGAAAAAGAAGGCTATACAGTAAGAGCGACGGTATCCATCTCAGATGAAAAATTATTCACTTATCTGTATTATAAAAGTCCGGTGGAGACATAA
- a CDS encoding PilN domain-containing protein: MNTTVVIKKFTTLANSSSTLIKRVWNPIWKILSFSPADDLIYPAKNISVAIEKGSISVALGRRFLSKITLKGFKEYNFEDMKYPLPEALTSSLSLTVNEFNAAKTEVTLCIPKAWAVFKTVEFPIAVAENLTDVISYEIDRLTPFNSEDAWYDYKIIGQTSEKIILQLVAAKADTINPYIQAIKEKGMNITRLTVSLSGMETLCRYIDKNMESLFIKISDDEYEGALFSNVSITGIFTGNFSEKNDDAKIETITSEISPLIDVLKSKGKTPQIKVLLSNKNALIKELLKSRLNQPIIFFDETALKLKLSGTVKETTFEAIGSMIESLWPKAKGFNLMQKGYHAKEKTPITLSVILMLAIAGMWFFYITSPLKIEEKRLQEIDKQISLRRDEVKKTEALKNDIEKLSKEISTINNFKQNRPMALNLLKEVTTILPKNTWLSRMRITETEVNLEGYATSATGLLSKLEASQYFKKAEFASPTFRDSRMNADRFNIKMEIEGATKLEPQKPVEIIGEEDEEE; encoded by the coding sequence ATGAACACAACAGTTGTTATAAAAAAGTTTACAACACTTGCTAACAGTTCATCAACTCTAATAAAGAGAGTATGGAATCCTATCTGGAAAATATTGAGTTTCAGCCCTGCTGACGATTTAATCTATCCTGCAAAAAATATATCTGTTGCTATTGAGAAAGGTTCGATATCTGTTGCCCTTGGCAGAAGATTTCTGTCGAAAATTACACTGAAAGGGTTTAAGGAATATAATTTTGAAGATATGAAATATCCCTTACCTGAAGCACTCACTTCCTCTCTTTCTCTAACAGTAAATGAATTCAATGCAGCAAAGACAGAGGTAACATTATGCATACCCAAAGCATGGGCTGTATTTAAAACTGTAGAATTTCCGATTGCTGTAGCAGAAAACCTTACAGATGTAATTTCTTATGAGATTGACAGGCTTACTCCATTCAACTCAGAAGATGCCTGGTATGATTACAAAATAATCGGTCAGACATCTGAAAAAATAATTCTTCAGTTAGTTGCTGCCAAAGCAGATACCATAAATCCGTATATACAGGCAATCAAAGAAAAAGGTATGAATATCACAAGGCTAACCGTCAGTCTATCAGGTATGGAGACGCTCTGCCGTTATATTGATAAGAACATGGAATCGCTGTTTATAAAAATAAGTGACGATGAATATGAAGGTGCATTATTTTCTAATGTTTCTATTACAGGTATATTTACAGGAAATTTCTCTGAAAAAAATGATGATGCTAAAATAGAAACAATAACATCAGAGATATCTCCTCTAATAGATGTATTAAAAAGTAAAGGGAAAACCCCACAGATAAAAGTTCTTCTAAGCAATAAAAATGCATTAATAAAAGAACTCTTGAAAAGCCGTCTGAATCAACCCATCATTTTTTTTGATGAAACAGCTTTGAAGCTTAAGCTATCTGGAACTGTTAAAGAAACCACTTTCGAAGCTATCGGAAGTATGATCGAATCTCTCTGGCCAAAAGCAAAAGGATTCAATCTAATGCAAAAAGGTTATCATGCAAAAGAAAAGACACCAATAACCCTTTCAGTAATACTTATGCTTGCAATTGCTGGCATGTGGTTTTTCTATATTACTTCACCGCTTAAAATAGAGGAAAAAAGACTTCAGGAAATAGACAAACAGATTTCGCTAAGACGCGATGAAGTTAAAAAGACAGAGGCTCTCAAAAATGATATCGAAAAACTTAGTAAAGAGATTTCCACAATAAATAATTTCAAGCAGAACCGGCCTATGGCACTCAATCTCCTGAAAGAAGTCACAACCATCCTACCTAAAAATACCTGGCTATCCAGAATGAGGATAACAGAAACAGAGGTTAACCTCGAAGGATATGCAACCTCTGCTACAGGACTTCTTTCCAAACTTGAGGCATCTCAATATTTCAAAAAAGCAGAATTTGCATCACCTACATTCAGGGACTCACGAATGAATGCAGACAGATTTAACATAAAGATGGAGATAGAAGGTGCCACAAAATTAGAACCTCAAAAACCAGTTGAAATCATAGGAGAAGAAGATGAAGAAGAATAG
- the wbaP gene encoding undecaprenyl-phosphate galactose phosphotransferase WbaP — MNQIKYAFRFLCLVIIDLTAFYLSLFLAWLFRGKISPLFLENLPFFNFSYSHFVSLLWMPVVFIFFLFYEKLYDNNLPFWDEVRNLVKALSLASITLMAIVTLGKMSDRVSRIVLSAMWGFSLFLFPIFRLWGKKILYHFGIWREKVLIIGAGNAGRLVLEGLQREKHMGYDVIGFLDDDVKKIGSMISNKKVYGKVSEFSNFIKEKGIGTTVIAIPSLSSEKLSILTANVQNNTPNTMLIPDLKGVAILNTELFHLFREEIFLMNIKNNLKSGVNRFIKRFFDISVCILSIPVLLPLIVIISIIIRLESTGSAIYTHERVGKNGKTFKCYKFRTMYKDAEKKLDEILKNNDDVRKEWLNNWKLRDDPRITSTGRFLRKTSLDELPQILNVLRGEMSLVGPRPVTRKEIDEYYKDAAKLCFGVLPGITGLWQVSGRTNTGYDYRVKLDGWYIMNWSLWLDIVILFKTIKVVVKAEGAY, encoded by the coding sequence ATGAACCAGATAAAATATGCTTTCCGATTTCTTTGTCTTGTTATCATCGATCTTACTGCTTTTTATCTTTCTCTCTTTCTGGCATGGCTCTTCAGAGGAAAGATTTCACCACTTTTTTTAGAAAACTTACCTTTCTTTAATTTCTCTTACTCACATTTTGTTTCATTATTGTGGATGCCAGTAGTATTTATCTTTTTCCTATTTTATGAAAAACTATATGATAATAACCTGCCATTTTGGGACGAAGTAAGAAATCTGGTGAAAGCTCTGTCATTAGCGAGTATAACTCTAATGGCTATTGTCACACTGGGTAAAATGTCAGATAGAGTATCGAGGATAGTGTTGTCAGCAATGTGGGGTTTTTCACTTTTTCTATTCCCTATTTTCCGTTTATGGGGAAAGAAAATTCTTTACCATTTCGGGATATGGAGAGAAAAGGTTCTGATTATAGGTGCAGGGAATGCAGGCAGGCTTGTTCTGGAAGGTCTACAGAGAGAAAAACATATGGGCTATGATGTTATAGGATTCCTTGATGATGATGTAAAGAAAATAGGCTCTATGATTAGCAACAAGAAAGTATACGGAAAGGTCTCTGAGTTTTCAAATTTTATAAAGGAAAAAGGAATAGGAACAACTGTAATAGCCATACCATCTCTCTCATCAGAAAAATTGTCAATTCTTACTGCAAATGTCCAGAACAATACACCGAATACAATGCTCATACCTGACTTAAAAGGTGTAGCAATTCTTAATACTGAACTTTTTCACCTTTTCCGAGAAGAGATTTTTCTAATGAATATAAAGAATAATCTAAAATCCGGCGTAAACAGATTTATTAAAAGATTCTTTGACATTAGTGTCTGTATTCTCTCAATACCTGTCCTTCTTCCTCTTATAGTAATAATCAGCATTATTATTAGATTAGAATCAACAGGCTCTGCTATTTATACACATGAGAGAGTTGGCAAAAATGGCAAGACCTTTAAATGTTATAAATTCAGAACTATGTATAAAGATGCTGAAAAAAAACTCGATGAAATCCTGAAAAATAATGATGATGTCCGAAAAGAATGGTTGAATAACTGGAAGTTAAGGGATGATCCGAGAATAACGAGCACAGGACGTTTTTTAAGGAAAACTTCACTTGATGAACTTCCTCAAATATTGAATGTATTAAGAGGAGAGATGAGTCTTGTAGGCCCAAGACCTGTTACCAGAAAAGAGATTGACGAATATTATAAAGATGCAGCAAAACTATGCTTCGGTGTATTGCCTGGTATAACAGGATTATGGCAGGTTTCAGGAAGAACAAATACAGGTTATGATTATAGGGTTAAGCTCGATGGGTGGTATATTATGAATTGGTCTCTATGGCTGGATATCGTAATACTTTTTAAGACCATCAAGGTTGTTGTTAAGGCTGAAGGGGCTTATTAA
- the gspE gene encoding type II secretion system ATPase GspE — translation MNKTIEFIKPDDLPKVPFVLNGISSRFIRENKIVPLELKNNVLKVVMANPEDGPTIDALKVATKAEVLIYGCDNKALDEYISRFYEQESKNINRIIEDIGERGIEFLREEEEDIGHLKDLASEAPIIKLVNMIITRAVESRASDIHIEPFEDELKVRYRIDGVLHDIESTPKRLQPAIVSRIKIMSKLNIAERRLPQDGRIKLKVGEKEIDLRVSTIPVLYGESVVMRILHKEGIVIDLDRLGFSPQNLHSFQQIIKKPNGILLVTGPTGSGKTTTLYGALDKINSPDKKIITVEDPVEYHLKGINQIQVKPQIGLNFANTLRHIVRQDPDIIMIGEIRDLETAEIAIQSALTGHLVFSTLHTNDAPSAITRLLDMGVENFLLSSTIRGILAQRLVRVICPLCKEIDHSDAKKEELRLLGIDIHTPLYHGKGCENCSFTGFYGRLGIFELLIIDDEIRKLILKNADSNQIRDVAKKHGMKTLFEDGAEKIKAGITTLSELLRVTQEA, via the coding sequence ATGAATAAAACAATTGAATTCATAAAGCCTGATGATCTGCCAAAGGTTCCATTTGTCCTTAATGGCATATCATCGCGTTTTATCAGAGAGAATAAGATTGTCCCTCTGGAACTCAAGAATAATGTTCTTAAGGTCGTAATGGCAAATCCAGAAGATGGCCCTACGATTGATGCACTCAAGGTTGCAACTAAAGCAGAGGTATTGATATATGGCTGTGACAATAAAGCACTGGATGAATATATCTCCAGATTTTATGAGCAGGAATCAAAAAATATCAACAGGATTATTGAAGATATAGGAGAAAGAGGAATTGAATTCCTGAGGGAAGAGGAAGAAGATATAGGCCATTTAAAAGACCTTGCTTCTGAAGCTCCGATCATTAAACTTGTGAATATGATTATAACAAGAGCTGTTGAAAGCAGGGCAAGCGATATTCATATAGAGCCTTTTGAGGATGAGCTTAAGGTGCGATATCGAATAGATGGTGTTCTTCATGATATTGAATCGACACCCAAAAGGCTTCAACCTGCTATAGTTTCGAGGATAAAAATTATGTCTAAACTCAATATAGCTGAAAGAAGACTCCCGCAGGATGGCAGAATAAAACTAAAAGTCGGAGAAAAGGAAATAGACCTCAGGGTATCTACAATACCTGTGTTATACGGTGAAAGTGTTGTTATGAGGATACTACATAAAGAAGGTATCGTTATTGACCTTGACCGTCTGGGTTTTTCGCCTCAAAATCTGCATTCTTTTCAGCAAATCATTAAAAAACCAAATGGCATTTTACTCGTTACAGGTCCAACTGGAAGTGGTAAAACAACAACCCTTTATGGAGCACTGGATAAGATAAATTCTCCTGATAAAAAGATTATTACAGTTGAAGACCCGGTTGAGTATCATCTGAAGGGAATAAATCAGATACAGGTAAAACCCCAGATTGGACTCAATTTTGCAAACACACTAAGGCATATCGTAAGACAAGACCCCGATATTATCATGATAGGTGAAATCAGAGACCTTGAAACAGCAGAAATAGCAATACAATCAGCACTTACAGGACATCTCGTATTTTCAACCCTTCATACAAATGATGCACCGAGTGCAATCACTCGACTCCTCGATATGGGGGTTGAAAACTTTCTCCTTTCATCTACAATCAGGGGGATACTCGCTCAGAGACTGGTAAGAGTCATCTGCCCTTTGTGTAAGGAAATTGATCATTCCGATGCAAAAAAAGAAGAATTAAGGCTTCTTGGTATCGACATACATACTCCGCTTTATCACGGTAAAGGATGTGAAAATTGTTCTTTTACTGGCTTTTATGGAAGGTTGGGAATATTTGAACTTCTCATTATTGATGATGAAATAAGAAAACTTATCCTGAAGAACGCTGATTCCAATCAGATAAGAGATGTAGCAAAAAAGCATGGCATGAAAACACTTTTTGAAGATGGCGCTGAAAAGATAAAAGCTGGCATAACAACACTTAGCGAATTGCTGAGGGTAACACAGGAGGCTTAA
- a CDS encoding prepilin-type N-terminal cleavage/methylation domain-containing protein has translation MKNCKSPALQLTIPDFLRFSSTKGFTLLEILVAVAILGIAVTVVLQLFSANLRAISASDDYISAVIKAEAKMREILDTEQISEQSYSETTHDGYRMDIFITDTLKDRTENLNVSLLQIDLVMSWVKGSKAKSITLRALKAIEKKVGE, from the coding sequence ATGAAGAACTGCAAATCACCCGCGTTACAATTAACAATTCCAGATTTCCTGAGGTTTTCCTCGACAAAAGGGTTTACGCTCCTTGAGATTCTCGTCGCTGTCGCGATACTCGGGATTGCGGTGACTGTTGTATTACAACTCTTCTCAGCAAATCTGAGGGCTATTTCAGCATCTGATGATTATATATCTGCTGTCATAAAAGCAGAGGCAAAAATGAGAGAGATACTCGATACTGAACAAATCTCCGAGCAATCTTATAGTGAGACAACCCACGATGGATACAGAATGGATATCTTCATAACCGATACGCTGAAAGATCGAACTGAAAATCTTAATGTCAGCCTATTACAGATAGATCTGGTAATGAGCTGGGTTAAAGGTTCAAAGGCAAAATCCATTACATTAAGAGCATTGAAAGCAATTGAGAAAAAAGTTGGCGAATAA
- a CDS encoding type II secretion system F family protein has product MPIFSYRATTLEGAIQEGVIEATDEKSAIEKLKNTGFIPLKIAAPHEGIKGIKSRLSLKSTKSDLLTFTTELSALLGAGLPLDRSLNILAGISESSEMKKIIQAVLKSIREGSSFSDALQKHPKVFPRLYINMIRAGEAGGVLDVVLNKLNEFLESSKELRDHISSVMIYPAILIVTGGASIIILLTYVLPKFSVIFEELGGALPLPTQILLTFSNTLKAYWWIILSFIIGGWILVKNYIKSDAGRYKWDSLKLKLMGDIIRKLETARFCRTLGTLLKSGVPLLQGLNNAKDVINNQVIASTIDSVSAGIKEGKGIAVPLSQANVFPPLALSMIKVGEETGQLDTMLIRAATTYEKSLNVSIKKFVTLLEPVMILSMGLIIGFIIISMLLAIFSITELPF; this is encoded by the coding sequence ATGCCTATTTTCTCATACAGGGCTACCACTCTTGAAGGTGCAATTCAGGAAGGGGTTATCGAAGCAACAGACGAAAAATCTGCTATAGAAAAACTGAAAAATACAGGGTTTATACCACTTAAAATTGCAGCCCCCCATGAAGGCATAAAAGGCATAAAAAGTAGACTCAGCCTAAAATCTACAAAAAGCGACCTTCTGACATTTACTACTGAACTCTCAGCATTGTTAGGCGCTGGGCTACCTCTCGATAGAAGTCTCAATATTTTGGCAGGCATCTCAGAAAGCAGCGAGATGAAAAAAATAATCCAGGCTGTTCTTAAATCAATACGTGAGGGGAGTTCTTTTTCTGATGCCCTTCAGAAACATCCAAAGGTTTTTCCAAGATTATATATTAACATGATACGCGCTGGTGAAGCAGGTGGAGTACTTGATGTGGTTTTAAATAAATTAAATGAATTTCTTGAATCTTCAAAGGAATTAAGAGACCATATATCCTCAGTAATGATATATCCAGCTATTCTTATCGTTACAGGTGGAGCTTCAATTATTATTCTTCTTACCTATGTACTTCCAAAATTTTCTGTCATATTTGAAGAACTGGGAGGTGCATTGCCTTTGCCGACGCAGATACTACTGACTTTCAGTAATACATTAAAGGCTTACTGGTGGATAATCCTGAGTTTCATAATCGGTGGATGGATATTAGTTAAAAATTATATAAAATCTGATGCGGGGAGATATAAATGGGACTCCTTAAAACTAAAGTTAATGGGAGATATTATTAGAAAACTTGAAACAGCGCGGTTCTGCCGCACACTTGGAACTCTCCTGAAAAGCGGGGTGCCACTCCTTCAGGGCTTGAACAATGCAAAGGATGTTATTAATAATCAGGTTATAGCATCTACCATTGATTCTGTCTCTGCAGGAATAAAAGAGGGTAAGGGTATTGCTGTTCCATTATCTCAAGCAAATGTATTTCCACCGCTTGCTCTCTCAATGATAAAGGTAGGAGAAGAAACAGGTCAGCTCGACACCATGCTCATACGGGCTGCTACAACCTATGAAAAAAGTCTTAACGTATCTATAAAAAAATTTGTTACACTGCTTGAACCTGTCATGATACTTTCAATGGGACTGATTATTGGGTTTATTATTATATCAATGTTACTGGCAATCTTTAGCATTACGGAACTACCATTCTAA